One Nocardia iowensis DNA window includes the following coding sequences:
- a CDS encoding cupin has translation MSIARKFVISVSAIAGCLLAAPVAGATPTAGVEVTTLAETTVAGTHYVLRELTLQPGATTGWHYHDGPLYAVVRNGVLSHYDSSCAVDGSHGPGHTIVEPSGPGYVHIGRNQGSHPVVLDVLYMLPVGAPPSQDVPNPGCPFQ, from the coding sequence ATGTCCATTGCACGAAAGTTCGTCATCAGCGTCTCCGCGATCGCCGGATGCCTGCTCGCGGCGCCGGTCGCAGGCGCCACCCCGACCGCCGGGGTCGAAGTGACGACGCTGGCCGAGACCACGGTCGCCGGTACGCATTACGTCCTGCGCGAGCTGACGCTGCAGCCCGGCGCGACCACCGGATGGCACTATCACGACGGCCCGCTGTACGCGGTCGTGCGCAACGGCGTACTGAGCCATTATGATTCGAGCTGCGCCGTCGACGGATCCCACGGACCGGGCCACACGATCGTCGAGCCCAGCGGACCGGGGTACGTCCACATCGGCAGGAATCAAGGCAGCCATCCCGTCGTACTCGACGTCCTGTACATGTTGCCGGTCGGCGCCCCGCCGTCCCAGGACGTCCCGAATCCGGGCTGCCCATTCCAGTAG
- a CDS encoding glycosyltransferase, with protein sequence MRVLLTTQPGHGHFDPMIPYANAFRAAGHEVRVASSAPFARVVEAAGFDFTAIGTHFRWDDVETTFPEFVDYARRGQGLEYSSEFSWTTWNPAAARDLLASFDSWRPDVMIREFAENGATLAGQVADIPVICASWSALPTDARRWGSVINWPRVLDHYASTARTFGIEHDDAEAVWNRQLTLTGLPPSWFSGGNTGPTVRHLRLPLADGPDAPGPDWLDTLGRERPLVYATLGTVFNRMRKPRRAVIDGLAELDADVLLTVGRTVDPDTIGSIPPRMRVERFVPQGYALSKAFLAVSHAGLGTMLGAIYHGVPMVSLVLGAEHSINAASAAEAGLALPLSLDEIDAATIAATATRALHDRALRTRSTAVRKECEDLETIDCLVPLAEIYAENGTTLPN encoded by the coding sequence ATGCGTGTTCTTCTGACCACCCAGCCCGGCCACGGACATTTCGATCCGATGATTCCCTACGCCAACGCATTCCGGGCCGCCGGTCATGAGGTACGGGTCGCGAGCAGCGCGCCGTTCGCCCGGGTCGTCGAGGCGGCCGGCTTCGATTTCACCGCTATCGGAACGCATTTCCGATGGGACGATGTCGAGACGACGTTCCCCGAGTTCGTCGATTACGCGCGCCGGGGTCAGGGACTGGAGTATTCCAGCGAATTCAGCTGGACCACATGGAATCCGGCGGCGGCTCGTGACCTGCTCGCCTCGTTCGACAGTTGGCGGCCGGACGTCATGATCCGCGAGTTCGCCGAGAACGGCGCCACGCTCGCCGGGCAAGTGGCCGACATTCCCGTGATCTGCGCCTCGTGGTCGGCCCTGCCGACCGATGCACGACGCTGGGGGTCGGTGATCAACTGGCCGCGAGTGCTCGACCATTACGCCAGTACCGCGAGGACCTTCGGGATCGAACACGACGACGCCGAGGCGGTATGGAACCGACAGCTGACGCTCACCGGCCTGCCTCCGTCGTGGTTCAGCGGGGGCAACACGGGCCCGACGGTGCGGCATCTGCGCCTGCCACTGGCCGACGGGCCGGACGCGCCCGGCCCGGATTGGCTGGACACGCTCGGCCGCGAACGTCCGCTCGTTTACGCGACCCTGGGCACGGTTTTCAATCGGATGCGTAAGCCACGCCGAGCCGTGATCGATGGCCTGGCCGAACTCGACGCGGATGTCCTGCTGACGGTCGGGCGCACTGTCGACCCGGATACGATCGGTTCGATTCCGCCGCGAATGCGCGTCGAACGCTTTGTGCCCCAGGGCTATGCCCTTTCCAAGGCGTTTCTGGCGGTCAGCCACGCGGGGCTGGGCACCATGCTCGGCGCGATCTATCACGGCGTGCCGATGGTGTCGCTCGTTCTCGGCGCCGAACATTCCATCAACGCGGCCAGCGCCGCGGAGGCCGGACTGGCGCTCCCACTGAGCCTGGACGAGATCGACGCCGCCACGATCGCCGCCACCGCGACGCGGGCATTGCACGACCGTGCGCTGCGGACCAGATCCACCGCGGTTCGGAAGGAGTGCGAAGACCTGGAAACCATCGACTGTCTCGTGCCACTCGCCGAGATCTACGCCGAGAACGGCACCACCCTTCCGAACTGA
- a CDS encoding GNAT family N-acetyltransferase, translating to MVFIEMVPTEAAGDTALVAEVTDLVNRVYEVAEEGLWRDGASRTTTSELAGLITAGQVAVARDEDGRVVGAVCIQQLADGIGEFGMLVCAPEQRGTGIGRALVDFAERHCVDRGARTVQLELLVPRSWAHPVKEFLRGWYLRLGYVLERKGELEESYPHLVPLLATPCDFLIFHKLMR from the coding sequence ATGGTGTTCATCGAGATGGTGCCGACGGAGGCGGCGGGCGATACCGCGCTGGTCGCGGAGGTTACCGATCTGGTGAATCGGGTGTACGAGGTGGCCGAAGAGGGCCTGTGGCGCGACGGCGCCAGCCGCACAACGACATCCGAGCTGGCGGGGTTGATCACCGCCGGACAGGTCGCCGTGGCGCGCGATGAGGATGGCCGGGTCGTTGGTGCCGTCTGCATTCAGCAATTGGCCGACGGCATCGGCGAATTCGGCATGCTGGTGTGTGCGCCCGAGCAGCGCGGCACCGGAATCGGCCGGGCCCTGGTCGATTTCGCCGAGCGCCACTGTGTCGATCGGGGAGCGCGGACGGTGCAGCTGGAGCTACTGGTGCCCCGCAGCTGGGCGCATCCGGTGAAGGAGTTTTTGCGCGGTTGGTATCTGCGGCTCGGGTACGTCCTCGAGCGTAAAGGTGAGCTGGAGGAGAGCTACCCGCACCTGGTGCCGCTGCTCGCCACCCCGTGCGACTTCCTCATCTTCCACAAGCTGATGCGCTGA
- a CDS encoding epoxide hydrolase family protein produces the protein MNVEIEPFPVSIPERDLEDLRERLDRVRLPEAETVRDGTQGIGLQRLQSLLAAWRQHEWRALEKRWNALPHYRTRLDGLNIAFWHVRSREPDAFPLLLTHGWPGSVLEFESVIGPLTDPVAHGGSAEDAFDVVIPALPGFGFSERPQEIGWNPGRTARAWADLMTRLGYERFGAHGGDWGAYVSTELARLAPERVAALHLTMPLASPLPEDMVTADDAEQAMIAKRDRFMRTGPTHVIVQAMLPQTFGYSLLDSPAGLAAWLSEALVAFSDTRPEAGGGVTMAQQVDDIALYWFTGTGASTARWYWEAVRWTPRSAEAQNAQTVTVPTACTVFPAEPFPVARRWAERRYRNLTSWNEMEHGGHYPGWEQPGVLVDELRNAFRHARNR, from the coding sequence ATGAACGTCGAGATCGAACCTTTTCCGGTAAGCATTCCCGAACGAGACCTGGAGGACCTGCGGGAGCGTCTCGACCGCGTTCGGCTTCCCGAAGCGGAGACGGTTCGAGACGGTACACAGGGCATCGGCTTGCAACGTCTGCAGAGCCTGCTGGCCGCCTGGCGGCAGCACGAGTGGCGAGCGCTGGAGAAGCGATGGAATGCGTTGCCGCACTACCGCACTCGTCTGGATGGCCTGAACATCGCGTTCTGGCATGTGCGCTCGCGCGAGCCCGACGCCTTTCCTCTGCTGCTGACCCACGGCTGGCCAGGCTCGGTGCTGGAGTTCGAGAGTGTCATCGGACCGCTGACCGACCCTGTCGCACACGGCGGTTCCGCCGAGGACGCTTTCGACGTGGTCATACCCGCCCTGCCCGGTTTCGGGTTCAGCGAGCGGCCCCAGGAAATCGGCTGGAACCCTGGCCGTACCGCACGGGCCTGGGCAGATCTCATGACCAGGCTCGGGTACGAACGCTTCGGGGCGCACGGCGGTGACTGGGGCGCGTACGTAAGCACCGAGCTGGCGCGCCTGGCACCCGAGCGAGTTGCCGCCCTGCATCTGACCATGCCGCTCGCCTCGCCCCTACCCGAGGACATGGTGACAGCCGACGACGCGGAACAAGCCATGATCGCCAAACGGGACAGATTCATGCGGACCGGCCCCACCCATGTGATTGTCCAAGCCATGCTGCCGCAGACCTTCGGCTACTCCCTGCTCGACTCTCCGGCCGGGCTCGCCGCGTGGCTCAGCGAGGCGCTGGTCGCCTTTTCGGACACGCGCCCCGAGGCAGGTGGTGGCGTCACCATGGCACAGCAGGTGGACGACATCGCCCTGTATTGGTTCACCGGCACAGGCGCCTCTACCGCTCGCTGGTACTGGGAGGCGGTACGGTGGACGCCGCGCAGCGCGGAGGCACAGAACGCGCAGACGGTGACGGTGCCTACTGCCTGCACAGTGTTTCCGGCCGAACCGTTTCCCGTCGCTCGGCGCTGGGCCGAACGCCGCTATCGCAATCTCACCAGCTGGAACGAGATGGAGCACGGCGGGCACTATCCGGGCTGGGAACAACCCGGCGTGCTGGTCGATGAGCTCAGGAACGCCTTCCGCCACGCCCGCAATCGCTAG